Genomic window (Prosthecochloris aestuarii DSM 271):
TAAGACGCTCAAGCTCTTGTCGGGGTAAACGGGCAAGAATCGTAGGATTGGCGATTTTATAGCCATTGAGATGCAGCACCGGCAGCACCGCTCCGTCGCGCCTGGGATTGAGAAATTTATTGCTGTGCCATGCTGCTGCAAGAGGGCCTGTTTCTGCCTCACCGTCTCCGATGACGCATGCCGCGACAAGATCAGGGTTGTCGAAAACAGCTCCGAAGGCGTGAGAGAGACAATAGCCAAGTTCCCCACCCTCGTTGATTGAACCGGGCGTTTCCGGGGCAACATGGCTCGGTATGCCGCCGGGAAATGAAAACTGACGGAAAAGTCGTTTCATCCCCTGTTCATCGAAAGAAACATCAGGATAATATTGACTGTACGTCCCTTCCATCCAGACATTGGCCACAAGCGCCGGACCACCATGGCCAGGGCCGGCAATATAAATCAGATTGAGATCACGCGCCCTGATAACACGATTGAGATGCGCATAGATGAAGTTCAAGCCGGGCGTCGTTCCCCAGTGCCCCAGAAGTCGCGGTTTGACATGCTCCGCACGCAGTGGAACCCGAAGAAGAGGGTTATCCATAAGATAGATCTGACCAACCGAAAGATAATTAGCCGCCCTCCAGTATGCATTGATACGTTCAAGCTGTTCAGCAGAAAGAGGCTGCAGAAAACCTTGATCACAGACTGCATCGCTCATGAATCGACTCCGTTTTCAATTGTACTGAAAAAAATGACTACCAAACACCATAATCCCGAACACGACACTCACCCATCAGTCTCGCCTGTTCATTCATGAGCTGACAGCTCTGCGGCAACAAGCCGGGCAATCATCAGCTCCTCATTTGTCGCCATAACTCTGATATCCACGCGACTTGCCTCTCCGGAAATGACCGGCTCATGATGATGATTTCTCCCATCATCAAGCTCTATACCGAGAAAACCCAACCCACTGCAGAGACGCTGTCGAATCACGGCTGAATGCTCACCAATCCCACCGGTAAAAATCACTGAATCAAGTCCGCCCATGGCAGCAGCAAAAGCTCCAATAGTCTTTTTTGCCTGATAACAGAATAGATCTACCGCCTGACGGGCCCGGTGACTATCCCCGACAGCATCAAGAAGCATCTGCATATCGCCACTGATCCCCGACAATCCAAGCATTCCTGATCCACTGTTGATCATCGTTGTAATGGCAGCGGCATCCATATGTTCCTGCTCGAGAAGAAAGAGAAGCACTCCGGGGTCGAGATCGCCGCTTCTGGTACTCATGACCAGCCCGCCCGCCGGGGAAAACCCCATTGTCGTATCGATACTTCTGCCCTCTTTGACGGCAGCCATACTCGCTCCATGTCCAAGATGTGCAAGAACAAGCCTTCCCCGTGCAATCTCTGTACCGACTGTACGCTCAAGTTCACTCATCAGATACTGATACGAAAGCCCATGAAAACCATAACGCTGAACGCCATGACGACGAACCTCTTCCGGCAGCGCATAGAGACGGGCAACATCCGGCATGGAACGGTGAAATGCCGTATCAAAACATGCAACCTGAGTGCTGCCGGGAAAAAGCCGGGACGCGTGGTCAAGAGCCTGCAATGCCTGCGGAAGGTGTTGCGGTGCAAAAACGACAAGTCCGTGGAGTGATTCGACCAGTGCAGGTGAAACAACCTGAGGAGAAGAGTACAATGGACCTCCATGAACGATCCGGTGCCCCACTGCATCAGGACGGAGGGTATTGCTGTCATGCAGCCATCCGAATACATGCTCGCAGGCAGCTCCATGGTCAGCAACACATACCGCTTCTCGGATTAACGCATGACCATCGGAATCGATAACTGAAAACATCGCGTCTTTCGAAGCTATCGAGGTCAGAGCACCGGTATAAAGCGGAATCTCGCCCTGATCCATTCGATACAACGCAAACCGGATACTTGACGATCCTGTATTGACAGCCATAACAATACTCATATGCAGCTCCTCATCATCTTCATTGCTGACAAAGGAATCTGGCAGCACCTGCCTTCTTGATCAATCTAATGAAACCTGCGATTTAGTTTTCAGCATTACTGGCTCCAACTATTACAAAACGGTAAAATCTGTAACACAACAGCACAAGCAGTAAACACAGGAACCAAGAGAAAACCCGCACAGCAAATGAAGTAAAAGTACAATAAATAAATAGTGTTTTTTCTATATTCAATATCTCCGGACCACAGTGAGAAGTCCGGGCATCATAAGGGTTTTGCCCTACCCCCTCTTAACTCTATTAAAAAGACAGCAATGACTGAAAACACCGGATTATTACTCGTAATTATCAGTATAATGGCAACATACTTCTTACCAACTATCATCGGGTTTCTCAGAAAACAGAACAACAAGACAGCCATCCTGGTGCTGAACCTCTTTCTGGGATGGACATTTCTCGGCTGGGTCGTCTCGCTTGTATGGGCTTTCAAAAAAAGTGATATAGTCATCGTTCAGGAATAACGCTGCAACGCCAACCTAAAAAAACCCGGTACCCGGCAGAAGAGGCTTATGGCGCATCTGCCGGATGAATTTCACGGATGTTTCTCCATAAGAAAAAATACAATACCTTCCATAGACACCGCTCCCGCAGAAAAGCATCACAGCACGCTACACTCCCGACACAATGAAAGCCGAAACCATCATGCCGCTTTATTCAGCCCGTGCAATCCGGAAACGGGTTGCCGAACTTGGTTTGACTATTACTGAAAACTACCGCGAAACACAACAACTGACTGTGTTATGCGTGCTGAAAGGAGCGTTCATCTTTACCGCTGATCTGGTGCGAAACATCAAGGTGCCCTGCACAATAGAATTTCTTCGTGCATCGAGTTACGGCAACATGACAAGTTCTTCGGGAGAGGTATTCATCCAGCACGATCTCGACATAAGCAACAAGGATGTCCTTGTGATAGAAGATATCGTCGATTCAGGCCTGACCCTTCAACGCATCATCGGGGAACTCGACTCGCTCGGCCCATCATCACTGAAAGTATGTGCACTACTCGACAAACCTGCCGCAAGAAGATATCCAGTCACGATACATTACCGTGGATTCAGCATCCAGAATGTATTTGTTGTCGGATATGGCTTGGATGCAGGAGGAAAATACAGGGAACTCCCTTTCATAGGAATGCTGGAACAAATCACTTGCAGCTCATAAGAACCCGCTCTCTCCATCACCACAGAAATCCGAACGACCAGCAAGCCACACAACACAGAACCTCAGGAGAGATCGCAAACGTTACCGCTTAAAGCAGACAGCGCAACCTCCTCACAGGAACAAAAAAGATACCAAAATGTCAAAAATATTTTTTATTATGACAAATAATACCCTTATTTATTTAAGTCATTCGTCATATATGACTTAAAAATACAGAAAAAACTTTCCCCCCTGCACCACAAGTAAAACGGGCACATGATACATAAACGAGAGAAGGCTGATATCGCGAAACGACCCGTATGGATAATCGATACGACATTACGTGATGGTGAACAGGCTCCCGGAGTAGCATTCACCCCCGAAGAAAAGAAAACAATCGCCGGAAAACTGGCTGAATGCGGGGTCAATGAACTTGAAATAGGCTATCCGGCAATCAGCAGTGAAGAACAGGCCGTTATTACAGAAATTGCACGGATGCAGCTTCCGCTCCGCCTCACCTCCTGGGCTCGGGCAAAATGGGAAGATATCGATGCAGCGATCAGATGCAAAACACAAGGCGTCCACATCAGCTTCCCCCTGTCAGAACTCTACCTGCAACTGATGGATAAACCATATGAGTGGGTTGAGGAACAACTGCATCTGCTCGTACCCAAAGCAAAAAAATACTTTGACTTTGTCAGTGTTGGCGGCCAGGATGCAACAAGAACAGGGCCGGATATTCTGGAGCGCTTCATTCGTGAAGCCGTCGAATGCGGAGCTGACAGAATAAGAATTGCCGATACCGTTGGTATCGCAACGCCGCTGCATCTCATGCAGCTGATATCACGAATAAAAAAAGCTGTTCCCGCTACACTTGAATTTCATGCCCACAATGATCTCGGCATGGCTACAGCCAATGCGTTCAGCGCCATGGAAGCCGGCTGCGACGCTGTCAGCGTTTCTGTTACCGGGCTCGGTGAACGGGCCGGCAATGCCGCACTGGAAGAACTTGCGATCGCACTGAAACTCTCCGGTCGTTACCATTCATCTATCAAAACAGAACGCCTGCAGGAACTCTGCGGCATCGTCGCCAAAGCCTCGAACAGGAACATCGAGGACCAGAAACCGGTAATCGGCGCATCAGTCTTCCGCCATGAATCAGGCATTCACTGTAACGCCCTCCTGAAAAACCCTCTTTCCTACCAGCCCTTCCTCCCGGGAGAAATCGGGCGCGACAACTATGAACTGGTTATCGGCAAACATTCGGGAAGCGCCGCGATCCAGCATGTTCTTGCAGGAAACGGGATCGCGATCGACCGCAAAGAGGCATCCAGACTGCTTGCTCCGGTTCGCATGACTGCAGACAGAAACAAACGCGGCATTTCAGCCGATGAACTGACCAGAATCTATCAACAATACATTGTCAACCCTCAAGACATATGCAGATAATAAAAACCCCAGCTGTCGAGCAACCCAATACGATGACGCTTCTTGCTGAAGTCAGCCGGGCACTGAATCATGAAGAGGATATTAATACCGTGTTGCGCCGGGTGCTGAGCATCATGTCGGAACATATGGAGATGATGAGGGGAATGATCACCATTCTCAATCGCGATACCGATGAAATCGTCATCAATGAATCATTCGGTCTTACGGAAGAAGAACAGGCAAGAGGACGCTATAAGCCAGGCGAAGGAATTATCGGCCAGGTTGTCAAAACAGGCAAACACATCGTCGTACCAAGAATCGACGAAGAACCTCTCTTTCTTAATCGCACAGGATCAAGAAACAGGATCAAAAGCGATCACCTCAGCTTCGCCTGCGTACCTGTCACATCCGGAAATGAAGTTATAGGCACC
Coding sequences:
- the hpt gene encoding hypoxanthine phosphoribosyltransferase, which produces MPLYSARAIRKRVAELGLTITENYRETQQLTVLCVLKGAFIFTADLVRNIKVPCTIEFLRASSYGNMTSSSGEVFIQHDLDISNKDVLVIEDIVDSGLTLQRIIGELDSLGPSSLKVCALLDKPAARRYPVTIHYRGFSIQNVFVVGYGLDAGGKYRELPFIGMLEQITCSS
- a CDS encoding homocitrate synthase/isopropylmalate synthase family protein; its protein translation is MIHKREKADIAKRPVWIIDTTLRDGEQAPGVAFTPEEKKTIAGKLAECGVNELEIGYPAISSEEQAVITEIARMQLPLRLTSWARAKWEDIDAAIRCKTQGVHISFPLSELYLQLMDKPYEWVEEQLHLLVPKAKKYFDFVSVGGQDATRTGPDILERFIREAVECGADRIRIADTVGIATPLHLMQLISRIKKAVPATLEFHAHNDLGMATANAFSAMEAGCDAVSVSVTGLGERAGNAALEELAIALKLSGRYHSSIKTERLQELCGIVAKASNRNIEDQKPVIGASVFRHESGIHCNALLKNPLSYQPFLPGEIGRDNYELVIGKHSGSAAIQHVLAGNGIAIDRKEASRLLAPVRMTADRNKRGISADELTRIYQQYIVNPQDICR
- a CDS encoding acetate/propionate family kinase, with product MLPDSFVSNEDDEELHMSIVMAVNTGSSSIRFALYRMDQGEIPLYTGALTSIASKDAMFSVIDSDGHALIREAVCVADHGAACEHVFGWLHDSNTLRPDAVGHRIVHGGPLYSSPQVVSPALVESLHGLVVFAPQHLPQALQALDHASRLFPGSTQVACFDTAFHRSMPDVARLYALPEEVRRHGVQRYGFHGLSYQYLMSELERTVGTEIARGRLVLAHLGHGASMAAVKEGRSIDTTMGFSPAGGLVMSTRSGDLDPGVLLFLLEQEHMDAAAITTMINSGSGMLGLSGISGDMQMLLDAVGDSHRARQAVDLFCYQAKKTIGAFAAAMGGLDSVIFTGGIGEHSAVIRQRLCSGLGFLGIELDDGRNHHHEPVISGEASRVDIRVMATNEELMIARLVAAELSAHE
- a CDS encoding superinfection immunity protein encodes the protein MATYFLPTIIGFLRKQNNKTAILVLNLFLGWTFLGWVVSLVWAFKKSDIVIVQE